In a genomic window of Mastacembelus armatus chromosome 3, fMasArm1.2, whole genome shotgun sequence:
- the calml4a gene encoding calmodulin-like protein 4a, which yields MAKFFTPVQINEIKECFSLYDKKQKGKIDAKDLITVMRCLGTSPTFGEIERHLQVHKIEKTGELDFSTFLTMMHRQMQQEDPKTEILEALRMTDKQKKGYIQASELRAKLTMLGEKLTDKEVDELFKEANVKSNGIVNYEEFTQMVTLPPVDY from the exons ATG GCTAAATTCTTCACCCCAGTTCAAATCAATG AGATTAAGGAGTGTTTCTCCTTgtatgacaaaaaacaaaagggcAAGATTGATGCCAAAGACCTGATCACAGTTATGCGTTGTCTGGGTACAAGTCCTACGTTTGGTGAAATTGAAAGACATCTACAAGTTCACAAAATCG aaaAGACAGGTGAGTTGGACTTTTCGACATTCCTGACAATGATGCACAGACAGATGCAACAGGAAGACCCCAAGACAGAGATCCTGGAGGCCCTGAGGATGACAGACAAGCAGAAGAAAGGATACATCCAGGCCTCTGAGCTGCGGGCCAAGCTCACCATGTTAGGAGAGAAACTCACAGACAAAGAAG TGGATGAGCTCTTCAAAGAGGCAAACGTCAAATCAAACGGGATTGTCAACTATGAAGAGTTCACTCAGATGGTGACGCTGCCACCTGTCGATTATTGA